The sequence caaaaaagttgaactttctaataattctacgcAAAAATTatcttggctttgttgatttcctaattaattcaattatttacaatcacattaattatttttttctgggcgaattgatagggtttatacagtacaagagttacatacaatgtaagtcaaattcagttaaatatcaattaccgtctaacattgcatcattcctataaataacacctcagcctggaacagcacaatcataatctgctcattcacactggcagtacttgactttaaatgaatgacctactacatttcacctgtgtaccaaatttgaaagcatggcaaaaagtaccacaaatttgcaaatttcgccTTTAGTTCaccgagtcatcttcaggtcactcctaggaacctgcacacccaattagaaagtaatggcatacacagtttcaaataagattttttaaaccaaaaatggcaaaaattgccccaaaatacaaatatgcaaattttgccataatttcgaTGAATCTTATTTTGGGTCATCACAAGAAACCtgcaaaccaaattttaaagtgaaCAGACCATTGGTTTCagaggaaacaattttttgctgaaatggcaaaaaaaaatagagaaaaaaattcattaaacatagggccaaagtccctgaagctactacagacatggatacaaaattaagtatttcctgactgtatgaaattatctcactaaggtcatcccaGGGACAGGTAAACCAaacattaaagctgtctgaccagcggttttgaaaaaacaagcgactcaacagttgacagagctctgctgtgttatgtagagaattaccttttgtgacacatgtattgatgaagaaggtggatatctttgatagctcatttcaggatggcctgaccaaacaTGGAAAAagattccgtaaaaatacagatttgcatatttcatcagactatattagtttataatagcaaataaacgagagttcattacattctaattaaagtaaacaagacttgcttaaatcaagatttacgtcataataaaacagcatatctgtcaggttataaagaatcttcagctggttatctatatctgtattttcatcctattaaccaagcacattttaactttcaaattaacattgtaagtaagttctgttgaataagttgagactgtacttactcagagaaagcacactgaagagacaaatgtttgtaacttaagaagttcaaggtcatcaaaagcattataaggaatcatgttacactttcattgcactgtttacatagattgcataattgctataaatagcacatgaggaatcttacagcccagctttaccataaaaaccctatcactttgaccactcttttaattgaccactctatttttttcctcaaaaagtaatcttattttatccttaccaagtcaaccataaatggaaattagaactttctctatctctatttatttgaccaccctatcatgacaaactattatgagcaatttcttttagataacataaatggtggttcagaatatatcaaagttgggattcaggaaagttgcctttacatgttttaatcctccaagatggtaagcatttcactatgaactgtcaaaaaaagttgaacgttctgataattccacactaaaattattttggctttgatgatttcctaattaattcaattattaaaaatcatattaattatttttttctgggtgaattgatggggtttatacagtacaagaattacatacaatgtaagtcaaagtttgaccaaaaatgacaaaaaaattccttaaaaatacacatttgcatatttcgtcacaatttgaacaaatctaagttgggttacccctagggacctgtataccaaataacaaagctgtctgaccagcggttatgaagaagaagattttttaccaaaaacacctttacTGAGAgactaagttgggttacccctagggacctgtataccaaataacaaagctgtctgaccagcggttatgaagaagaagattttttaccaaaaacaccttttttggcattaatttgcctattttcaacaatatcaaaaaattaaaaaaaatagtttctcaaaatcatatttttcatctacacaacaaatatcaaatcagtaagtactgcggttctcaagatatttgagtggacggacgcctcacaaacggacatacatacatacatacatacatacatacatacagactgacgacggacgccggacggatacccatcccaatagcttctatagactatagtctatagtagctaaaaatcagcTTTATACATGCAGCAGTTTCGGactttttgcgttggacggacagacatccatccatacatacatacatacatacatacatacatacagacagacatctcacatacagacttttttcaaccatataacctccaaattgccatatatgtatggcaaatgggagctaaaaataacTTGTGTCTCTCCTCGTCAAGTGATAAACGGACACTGCACTCCCGGGATGGGCAGTCTCCTTATCGATCGATTGTCTGCTCGATCAGTCCAGTAGCTCGATCGATCGATTTCGTACCCGGTGCTCTTCTCTCCGAAAGTACGATCGTTTTGTTCGAGCAGACTAACAGTGACTATATGAACGAACCGTATTATAGGAACAAGAATTCATAATAAGTCAGCCTATGTCGGGCACTTCCGGGGCACTTCCAAGTATTACTGTGATGCGCAGTTCTCgtcatggagggactgtgtggGATTACACCGTGTATTTGCTGACGGAACATGCACATGCGCCGTTGCCGCAAAAATCTCAGTCCGGTATCACATTTGATTAGTCTGACGGACAAGGCTTGGAATGCGTTCAGAATCAGACTGTTGTGTTAAAGTGTCCTAGCTAACTCACCTTTCGTAAATGTATATGAAAAATTATGAGAGAGGTGTTGCTTTCTGTTTGACactttgaccagaatggccatTCACTGTAGTAagtctatctatccatctaagGCGCGAGACGAAGCCACAGACTATTTTCAAGGAAGAAGAGGTCATTTACCCCAAAATGAACAATAGtctataatttacatatcatgATGTAGTGATGATGTATAATGTACGGGCCTTTCTAATCTTAGCATAATTTAAGCTGACGTAATGTATACCATACCATTTGTCTGAAAGGGGTGGCAGCTACCAATGCAAATGTTTTACGAATCcatgttttgaaaataacatagAAATGGTAAAATAAAAAGTACCAAGTGtgatttcagacaaaatttaCCCATCAAATGCCGTCATAGTCAAAGTACAAAGGGTATATCATCTTCACACAGCTATACAGTTTACCTTTCGCTGCCAGGCAGATCCTAACGgcttttcccgccaaaaattaCATATGCTGACGTAAACAgtatgttctatttttgattAATATAATCCCATAGTTCATAGCGATATTTAGATTATTGTCATAGAAACTGGTCACGGGATCAAATAGGTACCAGTCACATGATAGCACTACGTCATTAATGGCCAATGAAATTTTAGGGGAATGACATCATTTAACATGAGCTATTTTCGGCAACATGAATCACAGGTATATAGCATAGCTGCAATCTACTGTGCCAGAGACAGGAAACACGTTCGACCACATTGCACCATCGTCTAAGAGTTCGTCCGAGAAAACGTTCCTTTCACAGAATCAGATAGTTGAACAAGAACTTAACAGTAGTCTCTCTCCGTGACTCACCGAATATACGTCTGACTCATTCTAGTGGATTTGGAGATCTAACCGCCGCCCTGATGACAATGGAAGCGCAACTTTACGATGACCAACCCAACCCTTGGCTGGACAAGAAGAAATCGCTCACGCTAGACCTCATGGGCGAACCCAAGAAGAAGTCAACTTTTAATACCTTGTTGTCCACGCCAGACGTACAGATGTTGAAACTAGCTTCACCAGAACTTGAAAAACTGATAATGAGCCAACAGGGCACGGTAACGACCACTCCGACACCAACTTCAATTTTGTGCCCCAAAAATGTGACAGCGGAGCAAGAACAATTTGCACAAGGATTCGTTCAAGCTTTAAGCCACCTTCACGAGATCCAAGGACAGCCTTCTTCATCGGCTATGGCGGTACCGTCACAGCACTTCGAAACGAGCCAAGCTCTCACCACCACAACATCGCTTCCTGGCAGTGCTTCCGCAACACCTCGACAACTCTCAACGCAAACAACGGCCAGCGTGACAAATAATACTACAGCGACTGCCACAACCAGCAGTGTATACGGCTATTCGGGTGTCGCAACGGTTGGTGTTCAACGGATTAAACAAGAAGAACCTCCACAAACTGTTCCCGTTTTCCTCGCAAATGGCACTCCACCAATGTCACCAATCGACATGGAAACTCAAGAACGTATCAAGGCCGAAAGGAAAAGACTGAGAAATAGAGTGGCTGCAAGCAAATGCCGAAAGCGCAAACTGGAACGGATTTCTCGTCTGGAGGAAAAAGTTTCCGATCTCAAAAGCCAGAACTCAGAACTTCAAATGAGTGCCACCGAACTTAGAGAACAGGTGTGCAAGTTGAAACAACAAGTCATGGACCATGTCAAAAGCGGATGTCAGGTTATGCTGGCACAACAATTGGCGTTTTGAACTAACTTTTTGAACAGtgtatatgatttttttttaatttatggaACGTCCGTTTTGTACGTGTAATGTACCAGTCACACGATCATCGATGTTACTCCGTTTCATTCATGTTGCAACTATTTCATACCATCGTCCCCGTCGAAGTTGCTGTTTTTTCACGAGGAATAC comes from Ptychodera flava strain L36383 chromosome 8, AS_Pfla_20210202, whole genome shotgun sequence and encodes:
- the LOC139139388 gene encoding transcription factor Jun-like — translated: MTMEAQLYDDQPNPWLDKKKSLTLDLMGEPKKKSTFNTLLSTPDVQMLKLASPELEKLIMSQQGTVTTTPTPTSILCPKNVTAEQEQFAQGFVQALSHLHEIQGQPSSSAMAVPSQHFETSQALTTTTSLPGSASATPRQLSTQTTASVTNNTTATATTSSVYGYSGVATVGVQRIKQEEPPQTVPVFLANGTPPMSPIDMETQERIKAERKRLRNRVAASKCRKRKLERISRLEEKVSDLKSQNSELQMSATELREQVCKLKQQVMDHVKSGCQVMLAQQLAF